Proteins from one Sarcophilus harrisii chromosome 2, mSarHar1.11, whole genome shotgun sequence genomic window:
- the CEBPB gene encoding CCAAT/enhancer-binding protein beta, with protein MQRLVSWDPTCLPLQPPAFKSMEVANFYYEADCLAPFKLHPPRPGGRSMSELSIGDHERAIDFSPYLDPLGAQQPQQPPPPPPAAGGNFEPAPPASSAASASSAPASSGHPHAHPPHPPHHHDFLSDLFADDYAKGSGAGCKKPPGPDYSYLNLGRLAQQSSSKGGLHPPGCFTPLQPPPPLPPPGAGELKAEPGFEPVADSVPCKRKEDSATGPGGGMSAGSPYAMRSYLGYQSVPSGSSGNLSTSSSSSPPGTPNPTEGKAGGCYPGGPTQLPTKSKAKKSVDKHSDEYKIRRERNNIAVRKSRDKAKMRNLETQHKVLELTAENERLQKKVEQLSRELSTLRNLFKQLPEPLLASSGHC; from the coding sequence ATGCAACGCCTGGTGTCCTGGGACCCAACATGCCTCCCTTTGCAGCCTCCGGCCTTTAAATCCATGGAAGTGGCGAACTTCTACTACGAGGCGGACTGTTTAGCTCCTTTCAAGCTGCACCCGCCCCGACCCGGGGGCCGTTCTATGAGCGAGCTCAGCATCGGCGACCACGAAAGAGCCATAGACTTCAGCCCCTACCTGGATCCGCTGGGCGCCCAGCAGCCTCagcagccgccgccgcctcccCCAGCAGCGGGGGGGAACTTCGAGCCGGCTCCTCCCGCCTCCTCCGCCGCCTCCGCCTCCTCCGCTCCCGCCTCCTCCGGCCACCCCCACGCGCACCCTCCTCATCCCCCCCACCACCACGATTTCCTTTCTGACCTCTTCGCGGACGACTACGCCAAAGGCAGCGGAGCCGGCTGCAAGAAGCCGCCGGGCCCAGACTACAGCTACCTGAACCTGGGCCGTCTCGCTCAGCAGAGCTCCAGCAAAGGCGGCTTGCACCCTCCCGGCTGCTTCACGCCCCTTCAGCCACCGCCGCCACTGCCACCGCCGGGGGCGGGCGAGCTCAAGGCCGAACCCGGTTTCGAACCGGTGGCGGACTCAGTGCCTTGCAAGAGAAAAGAGGACTCGGCGACGGGGCCGGGCGGGGGCATGTCCGCCGGCTCGCCCTATGCCATGCGCTCCTACCTGGGCTACCAGTCAGTGCCAAGCGGCAGTAGCGGCAACCTGTCCACGTCGTCTTCCTCTAGTCCCCCCGGCACCCCGAACCCGACGGAGGGCAAGGCCGGAGGCTGCTACCCGGGGGGCCCGACCCAGTTGCCAACCAAGAGCAAGGCCAAGAAAAGCGTGGACAAACACAGCGACGAATACAAAATCCGCCGGGAGCGCAACAACATCGCCGTGCGCAAGAGCCGCGACAAAGCCAAGATGCGCAACCTGGAAACGCAGCACAAAGTGCTGGAGCTGACTGCGGAGAACGAGCGACTGCAAAAGAAGGTGGAGCAGTTGTCCCGAGAGCTGAGCACGCTCAGGAACTTGTTCAAACAGCTCCCCGAACCCTTGCTGGCCTCCTCTGGACACTGTTAG